The proteins below are encoded in one region of Clostridium estertheticum:
- a CDS encoding peptidoglycan D,D-transpeptidase FtsI family protein → MKKKKKFNRYNILSIIMLAMFLIIGAKLYYLQVFKGDYYKTQAETINSAKLVTVAAPRGLITDKNGIKLATETLGYNLTYTSTTDTSKDNKQLFTTLQKVFKILDDNKEIQTDNFALKINPYRFEFTSNDAKGNQTLLLRFLKDRNLQLTILKTKFENKKEEELSSSEKTALNNELLKLTPEQIYNKLLVKYKVKDGLASLNINATPDVLRRYLIIEDGISMNFFSDYKSINVATNMKLNTSLIFEQSLSDLQGFKVENQPMREYPYGQLASSVLGYISKINSADKVKYAAKGYDTSVDYVGTSGIEAAMESNLKGTNGEKDINDDSNAIVKNTAHNKKAIPGKNVQLTLDANMQYATENALNTEMKRLQTAGTSGGDLDVSNATRGAAVAIDVNTGGVLALVSLPGYNPNDFSTTQGLTEAQSEKYFNPDYQKMAKADNLSADLTDYMFPIDKSIKGNTTLRKDKFDYYPKYLYNYATMSLIPSGSTFKPMTAIAGLEAGVINGDSTYDDEGGYDMGGEDKIGGPNWNPFTSDGRNGIVNVVSAIRKSSNPFFMNVGQKLREKFGDDVLAKYAWMFGLGANPNSTSPGTGIEISENFGQVYNTVSQKNLSASQYLLSIEQNLTNGVSSSGASFPPVDLYDRDDDTSIVSDGKKLSEIKTQIKNYIRDSVKNGTFSKSNYVGLFKQLIAADPTYKKQKFTDANINAVVTDVYYQAVQTGHGSLSLPYNMFIASIGQGMDNFTPLQMANYIATLANGGTRYKIHLVDNIKDSNGKLISQTKPVVIDKANMSAETRDLVMQGMNGVTGAGGGTDGTAYAALGDFPIPTGGKTGTAQFTESSIQSKIGRGDYAWYVGYAPADNPKIAISVVIFDGGYGSDAAKIARGMYESYFKNDPRMKQYQNHYDIKLKRIK, encoded by the coding sequence ATGAAAAAAAAGAAAAAATTTAATAGGTATAATATTCTTTCTATAATTATGTTAGCTATGTTTTTAATAATAGGTGCAAAATTGTATTATTTACAAGTATTCAAAGGAGATTATTACAAAACGCAGGCTGAAACTATTAATTCTGCAAAGCTTGTAACCGTAGCTGCCCCAAGAGGCCTCATAACAGACAAAAACGGAATAAAACTTGCGACTGAAACACTAGGTTATAACCTTACATATACAAGTACAACTGATACAAGCAAGGATAACAAACAGCTATTTACAACATTACAAAAAGTATTTAAAATTTTAGATGATAATAAAGAAATCCAGACAGACAATTTCGCATTAAAGATTAATCCATACAGATTCGAATTTACTTCAAATGATGCTAAGGGAAATCAAACCCTGCTTTTAAGATTTTTAAAGGATAGAAACCTTCAATTGACTATATTAAAGACGAAATTTGAAAATAAAAAAGAAGAAGAGTTAAGTTCCTCTGAAAAAACTGCTCTTAATAATGAGCTTTTAAAACTAACTCCAGAACAAATTTATAACAAACTTCTTGTTAAATATAAGGTGAAAGATGGACTTGCAAGTTTGAATATAAATGCAACTCCAGATGTGCTAAGAAGATATTTAATTATAGAAGACGGTATCAGCATGAACTTTTTTTCTGATTATAAATCAATTAATGTAGCAACTAATATGAAGCTAAATACATCGCTTATATTCGAGCAAAGCCTCTCAGACCTGCAAGGTTTTAAAGTGGAAAATCAGCCTATGAGGGAATATCCATATGGCCAACTTGCTTCATCAGTCCTAGGATATATAAGCAAAATAAACTCAGCTGATAAAGTTAAGTACGCAGCAAAGGGTTATGACACGAGTGTAGATTATGTTGGAACTTCTGGAATTGAAGCTGCAATGGAGAGTAACCTTAAAGGGACTAACGGGGAAAAAGATATAAATGATGATTCTAATGCAATAGTTAAAAATACCGCTCATAATAAAAAAGCAATTCCAGGCAAAAATGTTCAACTTACATTAGATGCAAATATGCAATATGCCACCGAAAACGCTTTAAATACTGAAATGAAGAGATTACAAACTGCAGGAACTTCAGGTGGCGACCTAGATGTATCAAATGCTACAAGAGGTGCAGCTGTTGCAATAGATGTTAATACTGGTGGAGTACTAGCCCTTGTAAGTCTTCCAGGTTATAATCCAAATGATTTCTCTACAACACAAGGTTTAACTGAAGCTCAATCAGAAAAATATTTTAATCCAGATTATCAAAAAATGGCAAAAGCTGATAATCTATCAGCAGATTTAACTGATTATATGTTTCCAATAGACAAAAGTATAAAAGGAAATACAACCCTTAGAAAGGATAAGTTTGATTATTATCCAAAATACCTATATAACTATGCAACTATGTCACTTATCCCTTCAGGTTCCACATTTAAGCCAATGACTGCAATTGCAGGTCTTGAAGCTGGAGTTATAAATGGTGATTCAACTTACGATGATGAAGGCGGGTATGATATGGGTGGTGAAGATAAAATAGGAGGTCCAAATTGGAATCCCTTTACATCAGATGGTCGAAATGGCATTGTAAATGTAGTTAGTGCTATAAGGAAATCTAGTAACCCATTTTTTATGAATGTAGGTCAGAAATTAAGAGAAAAATTTGGGGATGATGTCTTAGCTAAATATGCATGGATGTTTGGCCTAGGAGCTAATCCTAATTCAACGAGTCCCGGTACCGGAATAGAAATAAGTGAGAATTTTGGGCAAGTATATAATACTGTGTCACAAAAAAACTTATCAGCATCACAATATCTTTTAAGTATTGAGCAAAATTTAACTAACGGAGTTTCTAGTTCTGGTGCAAGCTTTCCCCCAGTAGATTTATATGATAGAGATGATGATACTAGTATTGTTTCTGATGGTAAAAAGCTTTCAGAAATTAAAACACAAATTAAAAATTATATAAGGGATTCTGTAAAAAACGGAACCTTTTCTAAAAGTAATTATGTAGGTTTATTTAAGCAATTAATTGCAGCTGATCCTACTTACAAGAAACAAAAATTTACTGATGCTAATATAAATGCAGTTGTAACTGATGTATACTATCAGGCAGTGCAAACAGGTCATGGTTCTTTGAGTTTGCCATACAATATGTTCATTGCATCAATTGGTCAAGGCATGGACAATTTCACGCCTCTACAGATGGCAAATTATATAGCAACCCTTGCCAATGGTGGAACAAGATATAAAATTCATTTAGTTGATAACATAAAAGATTCTAATGGAAAATTAATATCTCAAACGAAACCTGTTGTGATAGATAAAGCTAATATGAGTGCCGAAACTAGAGATCTAGTTATGCAAGGCATGAATGGTGTTACAGGTGCAGGTGGTGGTACAGACGGTACTGCGTATGCAGCACTTGGCGATTTCCCTATACCTACAGGTGGTAAAACAGGTACAGCACAGTTTACTGAATCTAGTATACAAAGTAAAATTGGTAGAGGCGATTATGCGTGGTATGTAGGTTATGCACCCGCTGACAATCCTAAAATTGCAATATCTGTAGTTATATTTGATGGTGGTTATGGTTCTGATGCTGCAAAGATTGCTAGAGGTATGTACGAGAGTTATTTTAAAAATGATCCTCGAATGAAACAGTATCAAAATCATTATGACATAAAATTAAAACGGATTAAATAA
- a CDS encoding ABC transporter ATP-binding protein, whose translation MNNENVINIENYKQQFGKFVVLENINLDVKKGEILGLLGPSGSGKTTLIKAIVGMSEPTNGSVCVLGTKMPSLAVVSKIGYMAQSDALYEDLTALDNILFFASLYGLKKKFAKQRASEVLELVLLRDEGKKLIKNFSGGMKRRLSLAIALVHKPELLILDEPTVGIDPVLRLEFWKEFERLRKEGVTIIITTHVMDEAEHCDRLALIRNGGLIAIGTPDELKEKSGESTVEGAFLYYGKEGKVNHI comes from the coding sequence ATGAATAATGAAAATGTTATTAACATAGAAAATTATAAGCAACAATTCGGAAAATTTGTTGTACTTGAAAATATTAATTTGGATGTAAAAAAAGGAGAGATACTTGGCCTCCTTGGCCCATCTGGCTCTGGTAAAACCACTTTGATAAAAGCTATTGTTGGAATGAGTGAACCTACAAACGGCTCTGTATGCGTACTAGGAACTAAAATGCCATCACTAGCTGTAGTTTCAAAAATTGGATATATGGCTCAGAGTGACGCACTATATGAAGACTTAACCGCTCTTGATAATATATTATTTTTTGCATCTTTATATGGCCTGAAGAAAAAATTTGCAAAACAAAGAGCAAGTGAGGTTTTAGAATTGGTTCTTCTTCGTGATGAAGGTAAAAAACTTATTAAGAATTTTTCTGGTGGAATGAAAAGAAGATTATCCCTTGCTATAGCCTTAGTTCACAAACCAGAACTACTTATTCTTGATGAACCTACCGTAGGAATTGATCCAGTTCTTAGGCTCGAATTTTGGAAGGAATTTGAGCGTTTAAGAAAAGAAGGAGTTACAATAATTATAACTACCCATGTTATGGATGAAGCTGAACATTGTGATAGGCTTGCTCTAATTAGAAACGGCGGGCTAATTGCAATTGGCACCCCTGATGAATTAAAAGAAAAATCTGGGGAAAGCACGGTTGAAGGCGCATTTCTCTATTATGGAAAAGAAGGGAAGGTGAATCACATATGA
- a CDS encoding C40 family peptidase translates to MRKPYYKQNSINPWFLTLILIFIFIIYMIFTIFSNSKTPLNKAKYITNGQQYSSLINGNDLKAYSDTFLGMHYLWGGTTPAISDTFGKYMSGGFDCSGFVAYTYKHFGIDLPRTTMEQVNEGISINMNDLRNGDLVFFETNPDLPYQVSHVGIYIGSNKFIHSPKSGDVIKISELTGYYKEKFVIGKRILK, encoded by the coding sequence ATGAGAAAACCTTATTATAAACAAAATTCAATAAACCCCTGGTTTTTAACTTTAATTCTTATATTTATCTTCATAATATATATGATTTTTACTATTTTCTCAAATTCTAAAACTCCCTTAAATAAAGCTAAATATATAACAAACGGGCAACAATACAGTTCATTAATAAATGGGAATGATTTAAAAGCCTATTCTGATACTTTTCTAGGAATGCATTACTTATGGGGTGGCACAACACCTGCAATATCTGATACTTTTGGAAAATATATGAGTGGAGGATTCGATTGTTCAGGATTTGTAGCATATACTTATAAACATTTTGGTATAGATTTACCTAGAACGACTATGGAGCAGGTAAATGAAGGTATTTCTATTAATATGAATGATCTTAGAAATGGGGATTTGGTCTTTTTTGAAACAAATCCAGATCTACCATACCAGGTCTCTCACGTTGGAATATATATTGGCAGCAATAAATTTATACATTCTCCAAAATCCGGTGACGTTATAAAAATCTCTGAATTGACGGGATATTACAAAGAAAAATTTGTTATAGGTAAGAGGATATTAAAATAA
- a CDS encoding ATP-binding protein, whose amino-acid sequence MNKMDYKSKKVMLLGCFSAACLSLIIILFSTYSMNKVRIESNFISQRILPGKIFSLQILTSLINQETGIRAYIISENKVFLEPYYSESIGIQKYYDSLNKLREVGLNNDTINLIDKQRQYIQRFFYQQILLVESGESDQAKLNLTKGKKLVDEFRVTDNILLNDINSQINSSSNKVVKTQKIHKYLLVFLGVILIACNFIFISCIWNCMHKQIKKKDEVNEDLQKVLTSQEEYITNISHELKTPLNVILSAAQLLDMYCDSGLLYENKNSTIEHIDAIKRNAYRLSKLINNIIDLSRIESGIFELNLSNNNIVEVVEDMVIAVTEFTKSRGLNIVFDTDVEEKIIACDPEKVDKVVLNIISNAIKFSSDGGQIFVNIKNNIEFVEISVKDNGIGIDTKYLQSIFNKYSQIDKSLSRNAEGTGVGLTLVKSIVELSGGSINVESELGIGSKFTVRFPSKQVINENIQFNNAMRNEKQNIKVEFSDVY is encoded by the coding sequence ATGAATAAGATGGACTATAAAAGCAAAAAAGTTATGTTGCTGGGATGTTTTTCAGCAGCTTGTTTATCATTAATTATAATCTTATTTAGTACATACAGTATGAATAAAGTACGTATAGAATCTAATTTTATTTCACAAAGAATACTTCCAGGTAAAATATTTTCATTGCAAATTTTAACATCATTAATTAATCAAGAAACAGGAATCAGAGCCTATATTATTTCAGAAAATAAAGTGTTTTTAGAACCATATTATTCAGAAAGCATAGGAATTCAAAAATATTACGATTCTCTTAATAAATTAAGAGAAGTAGGATTAAATAATGACACTATTAACCTAATTGATAAGCAAAGACAATATATTCAAAGATTTTTTTACCAGCAAATTTTATTAGTGGAGTCTGGGGAGTCAGATCAGGCAAAATTGAACTTAACTAAAGGTAAAAAGTTAGTAGATGAATTTAGGGTAACTGATAATATTTTACTAAATGATATTAACTCACAGATAAATAGTTCCAGTAACAAAGTTGTAAAAACTCAAAAAATCCATAAATATTTACTGGTTTTTTTAGGGGTTATACTTATTGCATGTAATTTTATATTTATTAGTTGTATTTGGAATTGTATGCATAAACAAATCAAGAAAAAAGATGAAGTAAATGAAGACTTGCAAAAGGTACTAACTAGTCAAGAGGAGTATATTACCAATATATCTCATGAACTTAAAACACCGCTAAATGTTATATTGTCCGCAGCCCAATTATTGGACATGTATTGTGACAGTGGGTTACTATATGAAAATAAAAATTCAACGATTGAACATATAGACGCAATAAAGCGTAATGCATATAGATTGTCTAAACTCATTAATAACATTATTGATTTATCTAGAATTGAATCTGGAATCTTTGAGTTAAATTTATCTAATAATAATATAGTTGAAGTTGTAGAAGATATGGTAATAGCTGTAACCGAGTTTACAAAAAGTCGAGGGCTAAATATTGTTTTTGATACAGATGTAGAAGAAAAGATTATTGCTTGTGACCCAGAAAAGGTAGATAAGGTAGTATTAAATATTATATCAAATGCGATAAAATTTTCAAGTGATGGTGGTCAAATATTTGTAAATATTAAAAATAACATTGAGTTTGTTGAAATATCTGTTAAAGATAATGGAATTGGAATTGACACAAAATATTTGCAGTCAATATTTAATAAATATAGCCAGATAGACAAATCACTATCACGAAATGCTGAAGGTACAGGTGTTGGATTAACTTTAGTTAAGTCGATTGTAGAATTATCTGGTGGTAGTATAAATGTTGAAAGTGAACTTGGGATAGGAAGTAAGTTTACGGTTAGATTTCCTTCAAAACAAGTAATTAATGAAAATATTCAATTTAATAATGCAATGAGAAATGAAAAACAAAATATTAAAGTAGAATTTTCAGATGTTTATTAA
- a CDS encoding sodium-translocating pyrophosphatase: MNTNKTDKIVKVSILSSVILASLSPVIAYADESNLKIPELSSSQNGTLMMGLVICLLGMAFGFYQFLRVKKIRAHKSMLDVSAIIFETCKTYLIQQGKFIAILFLLIGSIIAFYFGYLQGTSFGGVLLVLGWTIVGILGSYGVAWYGIRMNTFANSRMAFASLKGKPLNLVNIPLDAGMSIGVLLICVELFMMLIILIFVPRSLAGASFIGFAIGESLGASALRIAGGIFTKIADIGSDLMKIAFKIKEDDPRNPGVIADCTGDNAGDSVGPTADGFETYGVTGVALISFIVLAVGMSFPQADRLILQSTLLTWIFTMRILMVITSIAAFYINRAYSEMKYSNTDDLDFEQPLTNLIWISSILSIIVIFVVSYLILGPGTQVALTANSNSIWYVLAIIISCGTLGGALIPEVTKIFTSGKSKHVQEVVTASREGGASLNILSGLVAGNFSAFWQGMVFVVLMFVAYLASTLGLKDIMIYPSVFAFGLVAFGLLSMGPVTIAVDSYGPVTDNAQSIYELSLIETIPNISKEIERDFGFKPDFEKAKYYLEANDGAGNTFKATAKPVLIGTAVVGATTMIFSLILVIQDVLKVKPETILNLLNPYTLFGFMCGGAIIYWFTGASTQAVSTGAYRAVEFIKKNIELDEDADQRASTEKSKEVVKICTQYAQKGMFNIFVAIFSFALAFAFFSAPRGNNTEPVAFFVAYLISIAVFGLYQAIFMANAGGCWDNAKKVVEVDLDEKGTPLHDACVIGDTVGDPFKDTSSVALNPIIKFTTLFGMLAMEIAISERFRAVAPYIGAVFFVIAIIFVWRSFYRMRIKN; this comes from the coding sequence ATGAATACTAACAAAACTGACAAAATTGTAAAGGTTTCAATTCTAAGTAGTGTAATTTTAGCTTCATTATCACCGGTTATTGCATATGCAGATGAATCGAATTTAAAGATTCCAGAGTTATCATCTAGTCAAAATGGAACACTTATGATGGGACTCGTAATTTGTCTTTTGGGCATGGCATTTGGTTTTTATCAATTTTTAAGGGTAAAGAAAATTAGAGCACATAAATCAATGCTTGATGTTTCAGCTATTATATTTGAAACATGCAAAACTTACTTAATTCAGCAAGGTAAATTTATTGCAATTTTATTTCTTCTTATAGGTAGCATTATTGCATTTTACTTTGGTTACTTGCAAGGAACTAGCTTTGGTGGAGTATTATTAGTACTTGGCTGGACTATTGTTGGTATACTTGGATCTTATGGCGTTGCTTGGTATGGCATAAGAATGAATACGTTTGCAAATAGTAGGATGGCATTTGCTTCATTAAAAGGTAAACCTTTAAACCTTGTAAATATTCCTCTTGATGCAGGTATGAGCATTGGAGTGCTTTTAATTTGCGTAGAACTCTTTATGATGTTAATAATATTAATCTTTGTTCCACGTAGCCTTGCAGGTGCAAGCTTTATAGGATTTGCAATTGGTGAGTCATTAGGAGCAAGTGCATTACGTATTGCCGGTGGTATTTTTACAAAAATTGCCGACATTGGATCAGATCTTATGAAAATTGCTTTCAAGATTAAGGAAGATGACCCTAGAAATCCAGGAGTTATTGCAGATTGTACTGGAGATAATGCAGGAGATAGTGTTGGCCCTACTGCTGATGGATTTGAGACTTATGGAGTAACAGGAGTTGCTTTAATCTCATTTATTGTTCTTGCGGTTGGTATGTCATTTCCACAGGCAGATAGATTAATACTTCAGTCTACTCTTCTTACATGGATTTTTACAATGCGTATATTGATGGTTATTACGTCAATTGCAGCATTTTATATAAACAGAGCTTATAGTGAAATGAAATACAGTAATACCGATGATCTTGATTTTGAACAACCTCTAACAAATCTTATTTGGATCTCATCAATACTATCAATAATTGTTATTTTTGTAGTTAGTTACTTAATTCTTGGACCTGGTACTCAGGTTGCATTAACCGCAAACTCTAATAGTATTTGGTATGTACTAGCTATAATTATTAGTTGTGGTACTTTGGGAGGAGCACTTATTCCTGAGGTTACTAAAATATTTACTAGTGGTAAATCAAAACATGTACAAGAAGTTGTTACAGCATCAAGAGAAGGCGGAGCTTCATTAAATATTCTTTCAGGACTTGTTGCTGGTAACTTTAGTGCATTCTGGCAGGGGATGGTATTTGTAGTATTAATGTTTGTAGCATATCTTGCAAGTACACTTGGCTTAAAAGATATAATGATATACCCTTCAGTTTTTGCTTTTGGTTTAGTTGCTTTCGGATTACTAAGTATGGGTCCCGTTACTATTGCAGTAGATAGTTATGGCCCAGTAACTGATAATGCACAATCTATTTATGAACTATCACTTATTGAAACTATTCCTAATATTTCGAAAGAAATAGAAAGAGATTTTGGTTTTAAACCAGATTTTGAAAAAGCAAAATACTACCTTGAAGCTAATGATGGTGCAGGAAATACATTCAAAGCAACTGCAAAACCTGTACTTATTGGTACAGCTGTTGTTGGAGCCACTACAATGATTTTTTCACTTATTCTAGTTATACAAGATGTATTAAAAGTTAAACCTGAAACTATTCTTAATTTACTTAACCCCTACACTTTATTTGGATTTATGTGCGGTGGTGCGATAATCTATTGGTTTACAGGTGCATCTACTCAGGCAGTTTCTACAGGTGCCTATAGGGCAGTAGAATTTATCAAGAAAAATATAGAATTGGATGAGGATGCAGATCAAAGAGCATCTACAGAAAAATCTAAGGAAGTTGTTAAAATTTGTACTCAATATGCACAGAAGGGAATGTTTAACATATTCGTTGCAATATTCTCATTTGCACTAGCATTCGCATTTTTCTCAGCTCCTAGAGGTAATAATACTGAACCAGTAGCATTTTTCGTTGCTTACCTTATATCTATAGCAGTTTTTGGTTTGTATCAGGCTATATTTATGGCAAATGCAGGTGGATGCTGGGATAATGCTAAAAAGGTTGTTGAAGTTGACCTAGATGAGAAGGGTACTCCACTTCATGATGCTTGCGTTATTGGCGACACAGTTGGAGATCCATTTAAAGATACTTCATCAGTAGCATTAAATCCAATAATAAAATTTACGACATTATTTGGAATGCTTGCTATGGAAATTGCTATATCAGAAAGATTCAGAGCTGTAGCTCCATACATTGGAGCGGTATTCTTTGTAATCGCGATTATATTTGTATGGCGCTCATTCTATAGAATGAGAATTAAAAACTAA
- the pknB gene encoding Stk1 family PASTA domain-containing Ser/Thr kinase produces MIGTFLLNRYELLENIGEGGMGTVYKAKCHVLNRFVAVKILKAELSNDDEFVSRFKREATSIAKLSHPNIVNVHDVCSENDVNFIVMEYVDGKTLKQIIKENGRLTSKKTLDIVFQIAKALQCAHTSGIIHRDIKPDNIMITKDEMVKVMDFGIAKVADSRTVTNSNKVMGTAHYFSPEQAKGSFVDGRTDIYSLGIVMYEMVTGKVPYNAESVITIAMMHIQGPITAPKDIVTDIPENINQVILRAMQKEPIKRYQTASEMSEVIGAIKENPNYKVIVNSEIDGATKIMDTVVASNIRDDLTTVMSKEEIFDKTVFQKPLAEETILKKESEVIHIKKISRNKKAIIIITSIVLIISIVALGKSLSNRNVSGGKAATNTKATVVKTIVPKVQVIEKKFAPSLIGKTQDSARQAAVNNDFLLGDVTSNYSDSIDKGLVISQSPVVNTAYEKGGKISIVLSLGKEMVQATPPQTKVGKDTKKIEQIHGKSPKEKHSKNK; encoded by the coding sequence ATGATAGGGACATTTCTTTTAAATAGATATGAGTTATTAGAGAACATTGGCGAGGGTGGCATGGGAACTGTTTATAAAGCAAAGTGCCATGTGCTAAATAGATTTGTCGCTGTAAAGATATTAAAGGCAGAGTTAAGTAATGATGATGAGTTTGTTTCAAGGTTTAAAAGGGAAGCTACTTCAATTGCAAAATTATCACATCCCAATATAGTGAACGTTCATGATGTTTGCTCGGAAAATGATGTTAATTTTATAGTTATGGAATATGTTGATGGAAAAACATTAAAGCAAATAATAAAGGAAAATGGAAGGCTTACATCCAAGAAGACTTTAGATATAGTTTTTCAAATAGCAAAAGCTCTCCAGTGTGCACATACTAGCGGTATAATTCATCGCGATATAAAGCCGGATAATATTATGATAACCAAGGATGAAATGGTTAAGGTCATGGATTTTGGAATAGCTAAAGTTGCTGATTCAAGGACTGTAACCAATTCTAATAAGGTAATGGGAACTGCACATTATTTTTCTCCAGAACAAGCCAAAGGAAGTTTTGTGGATGGCAGAACAGACATATATTCATTAGGCATTGTAATGTATGAAATGGTTACAGGGAAAGTACCTTATAATGCAGAAAGTGTCATTACCATAGCTATGATGCATATTCAGGGGCCAATTACTGCGCCAAAAGATATTGTTACAGACATACCTGAAAATATAAACCAGGTAATTTTAAGGGCTATGCAAAAGGAACCTATTAAAAGATACCAAACGGCGAGCGAAATGTCAGAGGTTATAGGTGCTATTAAAGAAAATCCTAATTATAAAGTTATAGTAAATAGTGAAATAGATGGCGCTACAAAAATTATGGACACAGTAGTAGCTTCCAATATAAGAGATGATTTAACAACAGTTATGAGTAAGGAAGAAATTTTTGATAAAACAGTTTTTCAAAAACCATTGGCTGAGGAAACAATACTAAAGAAAGAAAGTGAAGTAATACATATAAAGAAGATTAGTAGGAATAAAAAGGCTATTATAATTATAACGTCGATTGTTTTGATTATTAGTATTGTCGCTTTAGGAAAATCTCTATCCAATAGGAATGTGAGTGGGGGTAAGGCAGCTACTAATACGAAAGCTACAGTTGTGAAAACTATTGTTCCCAAAGTACAAGTAATTGAAAAGAAATTTGCACCCTCACTTATTGGGAAAACTCAAGATAGTGCAAGACAGGCGGCCGTTAATAATGATTTTTTGCTTGGGGATGTAACAAGTAATTATAGTGATAGTATTGATAAGGGGTTAGTTATTAGTCAGTCGCCTGTGGTAAATACAGCTTATGAAAAAGGTGGTAAAATAAGTATAGTTTTAAGCCTAGGTAAAGAGATGGTTCAAGCTACACCGCCACAAACAAAGGTGGGAAAAGATACAAAAAAAATTGAACAGATACATGGAAAGAGCCCTAAGGAGAAACATTCTAAAAACAAATAG
- a CDS encoding ABC transporter permease, with translation MRVLSIAKRLIKQLRGDKRSIALMFVAPVFVMYLLSAILSSATTTPNIDLISAPPIYVEKLQTFANVNKVSSEEIALKNLNDKSIDAYIVFIGNKPNVTLDGADPSITSLVMNTLNKLSLSSTTQKPEISFLHGSMDMGAFDSMAPILMGFFIFFFVFLIAGVAFLRERISGTLDRILATPLKRWEIVLGYFLGFGSFVAIQTIILQIFSVYGLNVPMVGSFWAVLVLNLVLASGSLALGTLLSAFARNEFQLFQFIPIVIVPQIMFSGIFDLRNSPVWAKILSKVFPMTYGAEALKDVMLRGKSLIDVRYDVLILIGYALLFLILNTIALKKYRKA, from the coding sequence ATGAGAGTATTATCGATTGCTAAAAGATTAATAAAACAACTTCGCGGTGACAAAAGATCTATCGCTCTAATGTTTGTTGCTCCAGTTTTTGTAATGTATCTTTTAAGTGCTATTCTCAGCTCCGCAACCACAACACCAAATATTGATCTTATTTCAGCACCACCTATTTATGTAGAAAAACTACAAACCTTTGCCAACGTTAATAAAGTTTCTAGCGAAGAAATCGCATTGAAAAATTTGAATGATAAAAGTATAGATGCCTATATTGTTTTTATTGGCAATAAACCAAATGTTACATTAGATGGCGCTGACCCTTCTATAACCAGCCTTGTTATGAACACGCTAAACAAGCTTTCTTTAAGTAGTACTACTCAAAAGCCCGAAATTAGTTTTTTACATGGTTCTATGGATATGGGAGCATTTGATTCCATGGCTCCAATCCTTATGGGTTTCTTTATCTTCTTTTTCGTATTTTTAATAGCAGGCGTTGCATTTTTGAGAGAAAGAATAAGCGGAACGCTTGATAGAATTCTTGCCACTCCCCTAAAAAGGTGGGAGATAGTTTTAGGATATTTCCTAGGGTTTGGATCCTTTGTAGCCATTCAGACTATAATACTTCAGATTTTTAGTGTATATGGCCTTAACGTGCCCATGGTAGGCAGCTTTTGGGCAGTGCTTGTGTTAAATTTGGTACTTGCCTCAGGATCTTTAGCACTTGGAACTCTCTTATCTGCCTTTGCACGTAATGAATTTCAATTATTTCAATTTATCCCTATAGTAATAGTTCCACAAATTATGTTCAGTGGTATTTTTGATTTGAGAAACTCACCTGTCTGGGCAAAGATATTATCAAAAGTATTTCCTATGACTTACGGAGCCGAAGCATTAAAAGATGTTATGCTAAGGGGAAAGAGTCTAATAGACGTTAGATATGATGTACTAATCCTTATAGGCTATGCATTACTATTTCTTATATTAAACACCATAGCTCTTAAAAAGTATAGAAAGGCATAA